Part of the Sodalinema gerasimenkoae IPPAS B-353 genome is shown below.
CCCGGTTCCTATCATCCCCCCCATCACTGATAGCAAAACGGCTTCAATGGTGAACTGCATGAGAATATCACTTGGAGACGCACCAATGGCTTTCCGTAAGCCAATCTCCTGAGTTCGTTCCGTCACCGAGACGAGCATAATGTTCATAATGCCAATTCCCCCCACAATCAGGGAAATACTAGCCACCGTCGCCAAGAGAATCGTTAAGGCCCCGGTAATGGCCCCGGTGGTTTCCTGAAGGTCTTTTTGACTGCGAACGGTGAAATCATCTTCATTGGTGATGCGGTGACGCAGCCGCAATAGGTTCTCAATTTGAAACTGTGTTGCCCGCATCTGACTCTCATCCATCACACTCACATTGATGAACGTCACCGCCAACCCATAGGGAGAGGTTTGACCGCTAATCTGAGCCGCCATGGTGGTGATAGGCATAAACACCGTATCATCTAGGTTTGTGCCAAAGGTCGATCCCTTCGGTTCCATCACCCCCACCACGCGAAAGCTAGTATTCTTAATCCGTAGCGTCTCGCCGATGGGATTGACGTTGCCATACAGTTGTTCGGCAATCTCCGACCCCAGGGCCACCACTTTCTGAGTCCGCCGCAAATCTAACTCATCGATAAATCGTCCCTGGGCCACGGCAAAATTACGAACGGGCAACAACTCCGGTGTGATACCATAGATGGCCGCCGACTATAACGCCAACGCCATCCTTTACTCAAGTGACGGCAACTCAACACGCGCGACCTGGTCCACTCCGGGAACCTGTTGGGCGATCGCCTCGGCATCTTCCAAGACCAATGTTTGAGGGGGCCGCACTGGACGCCGTTGACAGTCACGACTACCGGGGACAATAAATTGCCGATAATAATCCCTAACATCGTCAAGCTGCTGCGGTATGCCCCTACGTTGTTTCTTTTGCCTTTTTAATCATGAAAACCAATATCCAGGATATCTTAAACATCGGTTTATTTGTTGTACTGTCCCTATTTGTGGGCTATTTAAGCTTTAATTTCATCCTCGCCATCATCGATAAATGGGCTT
Proteins encoded:
- a CDS encoding ABC transporter permease, whose protein sequence is MYGITPELLPVRNFAVAQGRFIDELDLRRTQKVVALGSEIAEQLYGNVNPIGETLRIKNTSFRVVGVMEPKGSTFGTNLDDTVFMPITTMAAQISGQTSPYGLAVTFINVSVMDESQMRATQFQIENLLRLRHRITNEDDFTVRSQKDLQETTGAITGALTILLATVASISLIVGGIGIMNIMLVSVTERTQEIGLRKAIGASPSDILMQFTIEAVLLSVMGGMIGTGIGIAGVAAVGALTEFEAGLSPTAIVLATGVSGGIGLIFGVLPARRAAQLDPIVALRTA